The Neodiprion virginianus isolate iyNeoVirg1 chromosome 5, iyNeoVirg1.1, whole genome shotgun sequence genome contains a region encoding:
- the LOC124304498 gene encoding uncharacterized protein LOC124304498, producing the protein MSNKTGWIQNLNKGEIIQELQNRGVAFEEGENYNTLRELLRSEIKKSEKKETSEQAASSQTQVDGSESKKPIKKTTLPTQEKVANDKSSSDDTSNVDSDKDSDMGDPHFQFNLDDDWELFEDKLDFFFTAKKITDESIKIANLVTHLSDDAHALLKQLAAPKKIKDTSFAENIKLMSDHLKPKPSETMERCTFHKASQKENETIADFVARL; encoded by the coding sequence ATGTCGAATAAAACAGGCTGGATACAAAATCTAAACAAAGGAGAGATAATACAAGAATTACAAAACAGAGGTGTAGCATTTGAAGAGggtgaaaattataacacGTTGCGTGAATTACTTAgatcagaaataaaaaaaagtgaaaagaaagaaacatcAGAGCAAGCAGCGAGCTCACAAACGCAAGTAGACGGGTCGGAATCAAAAAAACCAATTAAGAAAACTACGTTACCTACACAAGAAAAGGTAGCAAACGATAAGTCCAGCAGCGACGACACTAGCAACGTCGATTCAGACAAAGATAGCGATATGGGCGATccacattttcaatttaactTAGACGATGATTGGGAGCTGTTTGAAGATAAattagatttctttttcaccgcAAAAAAGATCACGGACGAGTCGATTAAAATAGCAAACTTGGTTACGCATTTAAGCGACGACGCACACGCACTATTGAAACAGCTCGCGGCtccaaagaaaataaaagatactTCGTTCGCCGAAAATATAAAACTCATGTCTGACCACCTTAAACCAAAACCATCAGAGACAATGGAGCGCTGCACTTTTCACAAAGCCAgtcaaaaagaaaacgaaactATTGCTGATTTCGTAGCGCGCCTATAA